Proteins encoded by one window of Deltaproteobacteria bacterium:
- a CDS encoding NAD(P)H-quinone oxidoreductase: MRAVTYEHTGDESVLVVNEIDSPKLYDHQVRIKVTATSVNRADILQRRGLYPPPENASPLLGLECVGTISEVAPQVNNVAIGTRVMALLTGGGYAEEVVTDAGLILPVPDTLNDHQAAGFMETFITAYLNLFEYGQAPNNGYVLVHGGGSGVGTAAVTLCREAGVHIIVTAGGPEKVARCLTHGATVALDYKAGDFVNQVIDATNGKGVDVVLDSIGAPYLAQNLACLCPNGCLVIIGLMGGSRNEIDLALMVRNRLQLRGSTLRALPTETKSAIIKRFKQKFGEALIAGRLKPVIHSVIPLEQVSAAHRLVQASSHFGKVVLQVATTA; the protein is encoded by the coding sequence ATGCGCGCTGTTACTTATGAACATACTGGTGACGAGAGTGTTTTGGTTGTTAATGAAATTGATTCCCCCAAACTTTATGATCACCAAGTTCGTATCAAAGTAACCGCCACTTCGGTCAATCGAGCCGACATCCTGCAACGTCGTGGCCTTTATCCACCGCCTGAAAATGCCTCTCCCCTGCTGGGCCTTGAATGCGTTGGTACAATCAGCGAAGTTGCACCACAGGTAAATAACGTCGCTATCGGCACCCGCGTCATGGCCTTGCTGACCGGTGGCGGCTATGCCGAAGAAGTTGTAACTGATGCCGGCTTAATTCTACCGGTGCCAGACACCCTTAATGACCATCAGGCTGCTGGTTTTATGGAAACCTTTATTACAGCCTATCTTAACTTGTTTGAATATGGCCAAGCACCCAACAATGGTTATGTTTTGGTACATGGGGGTGGCAGTGGTGTAGGCACTGCGGCTGTCACTCTATGCCGTGAAGCTGGCGTACATATCATTGTTACTGCGGGCGGTCCTGAAAAAGTCGCTCGCTGCCTTACCCATGGTGCCACTGTGGCGCTTGATTACAAAGCTGGTGATTTTGTTAATCAAGTAATTGATGCAACAAACGGTAAGGGTGTTGATGTTGTACTTGATTCTATCGGTGCTCCATACCTTGCGCAAAACCTTGCTTGTCTTTGTCCTAATGGGTGTTTAGTAATCATTGGTTTAATGGGTGGCAGCCGTAATGAAATCGACCTTGCTCTCATGGTACGTAACCGTTTACAACTGCGTGGTTCAACTCTTAGGGCTTTACCAACTGAAACCAAAAGTGCGATCATAAAACGATTTAAGCAAAAATTTGGCGAAGCTTTAATTGCAGGCCGTCTCAAACCAGTAATTCACTCGGTTATACCATTAGAACAAGTATCTGCCGCCCACCGTTTAGTTCAAGCTAGTAGCCATTTTGGTAAAGTCGTTCTGCAGGTAGCCACAACTGCGTAG
- a CDS encoding methyltransferase: MGNSFLNWCQALEKKHLKQLAFAEVRRGLSALSNIYVGKRHKLKHGTALDGAGKRAAFAWFYTPLHFLTVQAIIRALNFTEQKCKQIIDLGCGTGAAGAALALEYHQQPLLLGIDNNHWACVEARQNWQYFGLTGEVHQGNLINATRGSKGVALIVAYAANELAANNREKLLKHLITAAQNGARLLIIEPIAHTSVPWWSDWAKIIVSHGGRNDEWSFPLELPERLRLLDKAAGLNHTRIKARSLALNAITNDDKPDDLA; the protein is encoded by the coding sequence ATGGGCAACTCTTTTTTAAACTGGTGTCAGGCACTTGAAAAAAAACATCTTAAGCAACTTGCTTTTGCTGAAGTTCGCCGCGGGCTTAGCGCCCTATCTAATATTTATGTTGGTAAGCGTCATAAGCTTAAACACGGCACCGCACTTGATGGCGCCGGTAAACGCGCTGCCTTCGCCTGGTTTTACACTCCGCTCCATTTTTTAACTGTGCAAGCCATTATTCGCGCTCTTAATTTTACTGAACAAAAATGCAAACAAATCATTGATCTTGGCTGCGGCACCGGTGCAGCAGGTGCGGCACTTGCCCTAGAGTATCATCAACAACCGTTACTACTTGGTATTGATAACAATCACTGGGCCTGCGTTGAAGCCCGCCAAAACTGGCAATATTTTGGTTTAACCGGCGAGGTTCACCAAGGCAATTTAATAAATGCAACAAGAGGTAGTAAAGGGGTGGCTTTAATAGTCGCCTATGCTGCTAACGAATTAGCCGCTAATAATCGCGAAAAACTTTTAAAACACCTCATAACCGCGGCACAAAATGGTGCCCGTTTACTAATTATCGAACCAATAGCCCACACTAGCGTTCCTTGGTGGTCAGATTGGGCCAAAATTATAGTAAGCCATGGCGGAAGAAACGATGAATGGTCCTTTCCTTTAGAATTACCTGAGAGATTACGTTTATTAGATAAAGCCGCCGGTTTAAATCACACTCGTATCAAAGCGCGAAGTTTAGCTTTAAATGCCATTACCAACGATGATAAGCCGGATGACCTGGCTTAA
- the mtnA gene encoding S-methyl-5-thioribose-1-phosphate isomerase encodes MYINGKPYRTISRAKNSVEIIDQTSLPFKFCTCRLNTLEQIETAITTMQVRGAPLIGVTAAYGVAIAVQNIATDEYIKNVCEKLLATRPTAVNLAWALNKMQGVLLALPLTVRAATAWELADQIAEEDVKSCKAIGEHGLLLLRQLFEKKPQAKPLNILTHCNAGWLATVDFGTALAPIYLAHDAGLPVHVWVDETRPRNQGASLTAWELGQHGIAHTIIADNTGGHLMQSGEVDLCIVGADRIAKNGDVCNKIGTYLKALAAFDNQIPFYVAAPQATIDLNLEQGVGAINIEERSADEVHKLRGIDTNNVVHEVRVTAPNSKAKNFAFDVTPARLISGIITEGGVLQACKEG; translated from the coding sequence ATGTATATCAATGGCAAACCGTATCGTACGATTAGCAGAGCCAAAAACAGTGTAGAGATTATCGATCAGACATCATTACCTTTTAAGTTTTGCACTTGTCGGTTAAACACACTTGAACAAATAGAGACAGCGATTACAACAATGCAAGTGCGAGGGGCGCCACTTATTGGGGTCACCGCAGCCTATGGGGTGGCGATTGCCGTACAAAATATTGCCACCGACGAATATATTAAAAATGTATGTGAAAAATTATTAGCAACCCGTCCAACGGCAGTTAATCTTGCCTGGGCGCTTAATAAAATGCAGGGAGTGTTGTTGGCATTGCCTTTGACTGTGCGCGCTGCAACGGCGTGGGAGCTAGCAGATCAAATAGCTGAAGAAGATGTTAAATCATGCAAGGCCATTGGTGAGCATGGCCTGCTGTTATTACGGCAACTTTTTGAAAAAAAACCGCAGGCAAAACCTTTAAATATTCTCACCCACTGTAATGCTGGTTGGTTGGCAACTGTCGATTTTGGTACGGCATTGGCGCCAATTTATTTAGCACACGATGCTGGTTTACCGGTGCATGTATGGGTCGATGAAACCAGGCCGCGAAACCAAGGAGCGTCGCTGACCGCTTGGGAGTTAGGTCAACATGGTATTGCCCATACTATTATTGCAGATAATACCGGCGGACATTTAATGCAGAGCGGTGAAGTCGATTTATGTATTGTTGGTGCTGATCGTATCGCTAAAAATGGCGATGTTTGCAATAAAATTGGCACCTATTTAAAAGCGTTAGCAGCTTTTGATAATCAAATTCCGTTTTATGTAGCAGCACCACAAGCAACGATTGATTTAAATCTTGAGCAAGGCGTGGGTGCTATAAACATTGAAGAGCGTAGCGCTGATGAGGTTCATAAATTGCGTGGCATAGATACAAATAATGTAGTTCATGAAGTGAGAGTGACAGCGCCAAATAGTAAAGCCAAGAATTTTGCTTTTGATGTGACTCCGGCGCGTTTAATTTCGGGGATAATTACCGAGGGTGGTGTATTACAGGCGTGCAAAGAGGGATAA
- a CDS encoding type II toxin-antitoxin system VapC family toxin, which produces MIIDTSAIMAILLQEPEAKRIAEAITHDSIRLISTANWLEISLVVFTRTGNEGLRDFDLLIAKCRISSTPVTIKHAEIARHAFLQYGKGRHPAKLNYGDCFAYALAKETNEPLLFKGNDFNKTDITVVHY; this is translated from the coding sequence ATGATTATTGATACTTCTGCAATTATGGCAATCTTATTACAAGAGCCAGAAGCCAAACGTATTGCTGAAGCTATTACTCATGATTCTATACGACTAATATCCACAGCAAACTGGCTTGAAATAAGTTTGGTTGTGTTTACACGTACCGGAAATGAAGGTTTACGTGATTTTGACTTACTCATTGCTAAATGTCGCATTTCTTCAACCCCAGTGACTATTAAACATGCTGAAATTGCTCGGCATGCATTTTTGCAATATGGCAAAGGCCGACATCCAGCCAAACTTAATTACGGTGATTGCTTTGCCTACGCCCTTGCTAAAGAAACTAATGAGCCATTGCTTTTTAAGGGTAACGATTTTAATAAAACCGATATTACTGTAGTTCATTATTAA
- a CDS encoding PaaI family thioesterase, whose amino-acid sequence MNRKCLQEIYAPENACFGCGPANKQGLQLRSFEDGDMFVAKWQPQTHHEAYPDVLAGGIIGTLLDCHSTWSAAIHMMRIRQQPFPPCTVTSSYAVKLLWPVPTSIPVHIFARVIESSIDRCTVEATLTSDTRVCASCRGLFIAVKPGHPAYHRW is encoded by the coding sequence ATGAACAGAAAATGCCTGCAAGAAATCTATGCTCCTGAAAATGCCTGTTTTGGGTGTGGACCTGCTAATAAGCAAGGTTTGCAACTGCGTAGTTTTGAAGATGGCGATATGTTTGTAGCCAAGTGGCAGCCGCAAACACACCATGAAGCTTATCCAGATGTATTAGCTGGTGGCATAATTGGTACTTTACTTGATTGTCATAGCACTTGGAGTGCGGCAATCCATATGATGCGTATACGTCAACAACCGTTTCCGCCCTGTACAGTTACTTCTTCGTACGCAGTTAAACTCTTATGGCCAGTACCCACCAGTATCCCTGTGCATATTTTTGCACGCGTTATAGAAAGCTCAATTGACCGCTGCACAGTTGAAGCCACTTTAACTTCTGACACGCGAGTATGCGCATCTTGTCGAGGTCTTTTTATTGCGGTTAAGCCAGGTCATCCGGCTTATCATCGTTGGTAA
- a CDS encoding type II toxin-antitoxin system VapB family antitoxin, protein MPLSIKDPEANRLARTVAQLTGETITNAVITALRERLEKIERKANDAIFLVDDIMAIGRHFASLPADDKRNHAEMLYDKNGLPK, encoded by the coding sequence ATGCCACTTAGCATCAAAGACCCAGAGGCTAATCGCTTAGCCCGTACTGTCGCTCAACTTACTGGTGAAACCATTACTAATGCAGTTATTACGGCATTACGCGAACGACTTGAGAAAATTGAAAGAAAAGCTAATGATGCCATTTTTTTAGTTGATGACATAATGGCAATCGGGCGTCATTTTGCTTCTCTACCTGCTGATGATAAACGTAACCACGCTGAAATGCTCTATGATAAAAATGGTTTGCCAAAATGA
- the tkt gene encoding transketolase — MTQHIIDNLCVNTIRILAVDIVERAKSGHPGLPLGAAPMAYALWQWHLKHNPSDPLWADRDRFVLSAGHGSALLYALLHLTGYDLSLDDLKAFRQLGSRTPGHPETHITPGVEATTGPLGQGSANAVGMAIAERSLAAMFNRPNHTIVDHYTYALVSDGDLMEGVSAEAASLAGHLGLEKLIYLYDANDVTLDGPTSDTLTEDVAKRYQAYGWHVLEVKNGDTDLKAISDAIAEAKTVIGKPHLIIVRTTLGFGSPNKAGNCKAHGSPLGVDETKLTKQALGFDPEKSFAVPADATTHLRSAIKRGEAAQKQWNERFAAYEKAYPELATLWKQAQAGLPSADFDKDLPSFSADSKIATRTAAGQTLNAIAKNVPFLIGGDADLGGSTNTVIKDGASFNGKTGTGRNIHYGVREHAMGSIANGIAYHRGLRCYTATFFTFSDYMRPAIRLAALSQLPVVFVFTHDSVWLGEDGPTHQPIEHLMSLRAIPGLVTLRPADATEAAQAWRFAMLHTQGPTVIVLSRQNLPVLDRNKFAAASGLDKGAYVLRDNSNGTPAAQIIATGSEIALALATQDLLASKGIMTRVISMPSWEVFAAQDENYRQSVILPQVKLRISLEAGVTLGWHKWLGDSGVAIGIDHFGASAPEKDLAAKFGFTPENIAQIVQQKLNQDKD, encoded by the coding sequence ATGACACAACATATTATTGATAATCTCTGCGTTAATACGATTCGTATTTTAGCCGTTGATATAGTCGAGCGCGCAAAATCAGGTCATCCCGGACTGCCCTTAGGTGCTGCTCCTATGGCATATGCTCTCTGGCAATGGCATTTAAAGCACAATCCATCCGATCCCTTATGGGCCGACCGCGACCGTTTTGTATTGTCTGCTGGCCATGGTAGTGCCTTATTGTACGCTTTGTTGCATCTTACCGGCTATGACCTTAGCCTTGATGATTTAAAAGCTTTTCGTCAATTGGGCAGTCGTACTCCAGGTCATCCAGAAACCCACATCACCCCAGGCGTCGAAGCTACTACCGGCCCCTTAGGCCAAGGTAGCGCTAATGCAGTTGGCATGGCTATAGCTGAACGTTCCTTGGCTGCAATGTTTAACCGACCTAACCACACCATTGTTGACCATTATACTTACGCATTGGTATCTGATGGCGATTTAATGGAAGGCGTCAGCGCTGAAGCTGCGTCCTTGGCCGGTCATTTAGGTCTTGAAAAGTTAATTTATCTTTATGATGCTAACGATGTAACTCTTGATGGTCCAACATCTGATACCTTAACCGAAGATGTCGCCAAGCGCTACCAAGCATATGGCTGGCATGTGCTTGAAGTTAAAAACGGTGACACTGACCTTAAAGCTATTAGTGATGCTATCGCAGAAGCTAAAACTGTTATTGGCAAACCACATTTAATTATTGTGCGTACAACTTTAGGCTTTGGCTCACCAAACAAAGCCGGTAACTGTAAAGCCCATGGTAGCCCACTTGGGGTAGACGAGACAAAACTAACCAAACAAGCTCTTGGGTTTGATCCCGAAAAATCATTTGCGGTTCCTGCTGATGCTACCACCCATTTACGTTCGGCCATAAAACGTGGTGAAGCCGCCCAAAAACAATGGAATGAGCGTTTTGCTGCGTATGAAAAAGCTTACCCAGAACTAGCAACGTTATGGAAACAAGCCCAAGCTGGTTTGCCTAGCGCCGACTTTGATAAAGACTTACCCAGCTTTTCTGCTGATAGTAAAATCGCCACTCGTACTGCCGCTGGCCAAACACTTAATGCTATCGCTAAAAACGTTCCTTTTCTTATTGGTGGCGATGCTGACTTAGGTGGTTCAACTAATACGGTGATTAAAGACGGCGCCAGTTTTAATGGCAAAACTGGGACAGGTCGCAATATCCACTATGGCGTACGTGAGCATGCTATGGGTTCTATTGCTAACGGCATCGCTTATCATCGTGGTTTGCGTTGTTACACCGCCACCTTCTTTACTTTTTCTGACTATATGCGCCCAGCAATTCGCTTGGCTGCTTTAAGTCAGTTACCAGTTGTTTTTGTTTTTACTCATGACTCAGTATGGCTTGGTGAAGATGGACCTACCCATCAACCAATTGAACACTTAATGTCTCTAAGGGCTATTCCGGGCTTAGTAACGCTGCGCCCTGCTGATGCCACTGAAGCTGCGCAAGCTTGGCGTTTTGCAATGTTGCACACCCAAGGCCCGACCGTAATTGTATTATCACGGCAAAATCTACCCGTGCTCGATCGTAACAAATTCGCAGCCGCCAGTGGTCTTGATAAAGGTGCTTATGTTTTACGTGACAATAGCAATGGCACGCCTGCGGCACAGATCATTGCCACTGGATCTGAAATTGCATTAGCTTTAGCAACTCAAGATTTGCTGGCTAGCAAAGGCATTATGACTCGGGTTATTTCAATGCCTTCGTGGGAAGTTTTTGCTGCCCAAGATGAAAACTACCGTCAAAGTGTAATATTGCCACAAGTTAAATTGCGCATTTCACTTGAAGCTGGGGTAACCTTAGGATGGCATAAATGGCTTGGTGACTCAGGGGTTGCTATCGGTATTGATCATTTTGGCGCTTCCGCCCCTGAAAAAGACCTGGCAGCAAAATTTGGTTTCACCCCTGAAAACATTGCTCAAATAGTACAACAAAAACTTAACCAAGATAAGGATTGA
- the aroF gene encoding 3-deoxy-7-phosphoheptulonate synthase: MIIVLTHDASDAQREQIVKRIEANGLKAHISQGAERTVIGVVGDDRSIDPAPFAALAGVEQIVPILKPFKLASRDFQSDPTQIMLPGGVIIGGQQIVVMAGPCAVENEQQLVTTAQAIKAAGGHILRGGAFKPRTSPYAFQGLAETGLKYLAAARDVTSMPIVTEVMSVIDVELVAKYADILQIGARNMQNYNLLREVGLAGKPVLLKRGLAATLEEMCLAAEYILAQGNRQVMLCERGIRTFEKATRNTLDLSAVPVLKQWTHLPVVVDPSHGTGKRSLIGSMSLAAIAAGADALIIEAHPNPEQAISDGPQTLDLQQFATLMQQAKAVAAAVGRTL, encoded by the coding sequence ATGATTATCGTGCTAACTCATGATGCCTCAGACGCACAACGTGAACAGATAGTAAAACGTATCGAAGCAAACGGCCTTAAAGCCCATATTTCCCAAGGGGCTGAACGTACCGTTATTGGTGTGGTTGGCGATGACCGCAGTATTGACCCTGCGCCTTTTGCCGCCCTTGCGGGGGTTGAGCAAATTGTACCAATTCTCAAACCTTTTAAATTAGCTTCACGCGACTTTCAATCTGATCCAACCCAAATCATGCTGCCAGGTGGTGTTATTATTGGTGGTCAACAAATTGTGGTAATGGCTGGCCCCTGTGCAGTCGAAAACGAACAACAATTAGTTACCACTGCTCAAGCTATCAAAGCGGCTGGGGGTCATATCCTGCGTGGGGGCGCTTTTAAACCTCGTACTAGTCCTTATGCCTTTCAAGGTCTGGCTGAAACTGGGCTTAAATATTTAGCTGCTGCTCGTGATGTAACTTCAATGCCCATTGTTACTGAAGTGATGTCAGTAATAGATGTTGAGCTTGTAGCAAAATATGCTGACATATTACAAATCGGTGCACGTAATATGCAAAACTACAATTTATTACGTGAAGTCGGGTTAGCTGGCAAACCCGTATTGCTTAAACGTGGACTTGCGGCAACGCTTGAAGAAATGTGTTTAGCTGCTGAATATATTTTAGCCCAAGGCAATCGCCAAGTAATGTTATGCGAACGCGGTATTCGCACTTTTGAAAAAGCTACTCGCAATACTCTTGATTTATCTGCAGTTCCAGTGCTTAAGCAGTGGACACATTTACCGGTAGTTGTAGATCCCTCTCATGGTACAGGTAAACGTTCTTTAATTGGCAGCATGTCCTTAGCTGCTATTGCCGCCGGTGCTGACGCATTAATCATTGAAGCGCATCCCAATCCTGAACAAGCGATCAGCGATGGGCCACAAACATTAGACTTACAGCAATTTGCTACTCTTATGCAGCAAGCCAAAGCTGTAGCTGCAGCAGTTGGGCGTACTTTGTAA